From the Hallerella porci genome, one window contains:
- a CDS encoding carbohydrate binding domain-containing protein codes for MRAKRFGIFGLGLYAFIFLACSNSSDQAGIEIGNPEIQAHSFEAHFVVDYGAKPKNGFAKMASESDSVLVDDLSLSLWRLSAYSSYYIYVGFDLAEGLTLWPEYAVEAPMKIAFAEDENGRDDWKAAFGDIEIDGSGYLKEIGAHFSPVAEQPQMTGSLKIAGSYVPFTFSFAGLDSLEVRYLQNQLDVADNGALSLTVRFCVAEWVNDLPMTAAAMDGDTIRFDALHNSILWDSLTVRFARAFSAAHHLAYFSNGNTEDDFDDSVLSRYDIIDSNWVSNGNFADNRNWILVNQLGGFADTSLADNSMTVNVTQAGTNSYSVQLIHEDIPLIQGRRYKLIFTAFADSATQITVRLGSYNTYHTEALQRHVQMETIWKSYEFEYIAYVDDLFARLEFNLGKHRNRYQIKDVKIFRID; via the coding sequence ATGCGCGCAAAACGATTCGGCATATTTGGTTTAGGTTTATACGCCTTCATTTTTTTGGCGTGTAGCAATTCGTCGGATCAAGCGGGAATTGAAATTGGAAATCCCGAAATTCAAGCACATTCTTTTGAAGCGCATTTTGTGGTGGATTACGGTGCGAAGCCGAAAAATGGCTTTGCGAAAATGGCTTCGGAATCGGATTCGGTTCTCGTGGATGATTTAAGCCTTTCTTTGTGGCGGCTTTCTGCGTATTCGAGCTATTACATCTACGTGGGATTTGACCTTGCCGAAGGCTTAACTCTTTGGCCGGAATATGCGGTAGAAGCGCCGATGAAAATCGCATTCGCCGAAGACGAAAATGGACGCGATGATTGGAAAGCGGCATTTGGCGATATTGAAATTGACGGCTCAGGTTATTTAAAAGAAATCGGTGCGCATTTTTCTCCGGTAGCGGAACAGCCGCAGATGACGGGCTCGTTAAAAATTGCGGGTTCGTATGTGCCGTTTACATTCTCGTTTGCGGGATTGGATTCTTTAGAAGTTCGCTATTTACAAAATCAGTTGGATGTTGCGGATAATGGAGCGCTTTCGCTTACTGTGCGTTTCTGCGTCGCAGAATGGGTGAATGATCTCCCGATGACTGCTGCAGCGATGGACGGCGATACGATTCGTTTTGATGCTTTGCATAATTCCATTCTTTGGGATTCATTGACGGTGCGCTTTGCGCGGGCTTTCTCGGCAGCGCATCATCTTGCGTATTTTTCGAATGGAAATACGGAAGATGATTTTGATGACTCTGTGCTTTCGCGATATGATATTATCGATTCCAACTGGGTTTCAAATGGAAATTTTGCGGACAATCGCAATTGGATTTTGGTCAATCAACTCGGCGGCTTTGCAGATACGAGTTTGGCGGATAACAGCATGACGGTGAATGTGACGCAAGCGGGGACGAATAGTTATAGTGTGCAGCTAATTCACGAAGATATTCCGCTAATTCAAGGGCGCCGTTATAAACTCATTTTTACCGCATTTGCGGATTCCGCAACGCAGATTACCGTGCGTTTAGGTTCCTATAATACTTATCATACTGAAGCGCTGCAGAGGCATGTGCAAATGGAAACGATTTGGAAATCGTATGAATTTGAATATATCGCTTATGTTGATGATCTTTTTGCCCGCTTAGAATTTAATTTAGGCAAGCATAGAAATCGTTACCAAATTAAGGATGTGAAAATTTTCCGCATCGATTAG
- a CDS encoding TIGR02147 family protein yields the protein MESAEKKNMTLPDVLQYTNYRVFLHDYYAFKKATEPSFSLRSFAAKAGLSSHAHLKLVMDGKRNITKTTVIKIVQGLNLTDERAVYFENLVFFNQAQTDSEKSFYYANLVKATPGSRLHKLDEAQFRIFTEWYHSVIRELVELKNFNPAPEWISRHLGGTITPAQAAESLKLLTSLGLIRKTANGYRQADSLLTTDDEAKGMLVRNYHRQMLDLAKESMETVPAEKRDISAVTFAIQAKDFPVLKKHLQLMRKELLDFSSEAGTGDEVVQVNIQLFPLTRGM from the coding sequence ATGGAAAGTGCAGAAAAGAAAAATATGACTCTGCCGGATGTTTTGCAATACACGAACTACCGCGTATTTCTGCACGATTATTACGCTTTTAAAAAGGCGACGGAGCCGAGTTTTAGTTTGCGGTCTTTTGCCGCCAAAGCGGGGCTTTCGAGTCATGCGCATTTGAAATTGGTGATGGATGGAAAGCGCAATATCACGAAGACGACGGTGATAAAAATCGTCCAAGGTTTGAATTTAACGGACGAACGTGCGGTTTATTTTGAAAATTTGGTCTTCTTTAATCAAGCGCAAACCGATTCCGAAAAATCTTTCTATTACGCGAATTTGGTGAAGGCAACTCCGGGTTCAAGGCTTCATAAATTGGACGAAGCGCAATTTCGCATTTTTACAGAATGGTATCATTCCGTTATCCGCGAATTGGTGGAGCTCAAAAATTTTAATCCTGCGCCCGAATGGATTTCGCGTCATCTCGGCGGGACGATTACTCCGGCTCAGGCTGCGGAATCGTTGAAATTATTGACCTCGTTGGGTTTAATTCGGAAAACGGCGAACGGTTATCGTCAAGCGGATTCGTTGCTTACGACCGATGACGAAGCGAAAGGAATGCTTGTTCGCAATTATCATCGGCAAATGCTCGATCTAGCGAAAGAGTCGATGGAAACGGTTCCCGCGGAAAAACGCGATATTTCTGCGGTGACATTTGCGATTCAAGCCAAAGATTTTCCAGTTTTAAAAAAACATTTGCAACTTATGCGCAAAGAACTATTAGATTTCTCTAGTGAAGCGGGAACAGGCGATGAGGTTGTTCAAGTGAACATCCAGCTGTTTCCTTTAACGCGAGGAATGTAA